From Halotia branconii CENA392, the proteins below share one genomic window:
- a CDS encoding murein hydrolase activator EnvC family protein, translating into MRVSFLGNKKTVSWLNFVFCWILWFYWLFILALPVYANTPNSVDSLRQQQQQINQERQNMVQERDRLTNLQQAAQNRLTGLNQNLTTTTNYIQDSELRLQLANQRLQELEADLGVAERAYEQRQIATVARLRYLQRSPASQGWAVLLQSQNISDFISRRHQLKLVYRADQQILVKLNTQANLIKQQKIAVEQQKNETALIREQLLAQKADYQNQAQSQSELIQRLNSDRLALEAAQNQLDQDSKNLEVLIQQKIAAARAREEAQTKTNSRTSIIIHGTGMFTYPSDAPTSSPFGWRMHPVLRYRRFHAGLDFAASYGSTIRAADSGTVIFAGWYGGYGRAVIINHGKGITTLYGHSSELLVFEGQAVQRGQAIAAVGSTGLSTGPHLHFEVRRNGTPVNPADYL; encoded by the coding sequence ATGAGAGTGTCATTTTTGGGCAATAAAAAAACTGTATCTTGGTTAAATTTCGTATTTTGTTGGATTTTGTGGTTTTACTGGTTATTTATTTTAGCCTTGCCAGTATATGCGAATACCCCAAATTCAGTTGACAGTTTACGACAGCAGCAGCAACAAATTAATCAAGAGCGCCAGAATATGGTTCAAGAACGCGATCGCTTGACTAATTTGCAACAAGCAGCACAAAATCGTTTGACTGGTCTAAACCAAAACCTCACAACTACAACCAACTATATTCAAGATAGTGAGTTGCGATTACAACTTGCTAATCAACGCCTCCAGGAATTAGAAGCTGATTTAGGTGTAGCGGAACGTGCTTATGAACAGCGTCAAATAGCCACAGTTGCAAGGTTGCGGTATCTCCAGCGATCGCCAGCTTCTCAGGGATGGGCAGTTTTACTCCAAAGCCAAAATATTAGCGACTTTATTAGCCGTCGTCATCAATTAAAGCTCGTCTATCGAGCAGATCAGCAAATTTTGGTCAAACTCAACACCCAAGCAAATCTGATTAAGCAACAAAAAATCGCAGTAGAACAGCAGAAAAACGAAACAGCCTTGATTCGTGAGCAATTATTGGCACAAAAAGCCGATTATCAAAATCAAGCCCAATCCCAGTCAGAATTAATTCAACGCCTCAATAGCGATCGCCTAGCTTTGGAAGCAGCCCAAAATCAACTAGACCAAGATTCCAAAAATCTAGAAGTTTTAATTCAACAAAAAATTGCAGCAGCAAGAGCTAGAGAAGAAGCGCAGACTAAGACAAATAGCCGCACCAGCATCATTATTCATGGAACTGGAATGTTTACCTATCCTAGCGATGCTCCTACTAGCAGTCCTTTTGGTTGGCGGATGCATCCAGTTTTGCGATATCGGCGGTTTCATGCAGGTCTCGATTTTGCTGCTAGTTACGGCAGTACAATTCGAGCAGCCGATTCGGGAACAGTGATTTTTGCGGGGTGGTACGGTGGTTATGGCAGGGCTGTAATTATTAACCACGGCAAAGGCATTACCACACTCTACGGACATAGCAGTGAATTATTGGTTTTTGAGGGGCAAGCAGTACAACGAGGACAAGCGATCGCGGCTGTCGGTTCCACAGGTTTATCTACTGGTCCTCATCTCCACTTTGAAGTCCGGCGCAATGGTACACCCGTAAACCCTGCTGATTATCTGTAA
- a CDS encoding formylmethanofuran dehydrogenase subunit E family protein produces MTLSWCELNHSEVSKTMSIIPKIKLTSYIVMPSKLERLICLLICWYFLVAPVAALAETPEEWVTLGRRVHGGFGSYIALGIRIGLDAIKRLDAKSRDLDVTYFDGMNAPCPCVVDGIMIATVATPGQNSLRVIPSKSNSSNFGVVVIKNKKQENYCVM; encoded by the coding sequence ATGACACTCTCATGGTGTGAGCTTAACCACAGCGAAGTCTCCAAAACCATGAGTATTATTCCCAAAATCAAACTTACATCTTACATAGTGATGCCTAGCAAACTTGAACGACTTATATGCTTACTAATTTGTTGGTATTTTTTAGTTGCTCCTGTAGCAGCACTAGCAGAAACTCCAGAAGAATGGGTCACTCTAGGAAGGCGTGTTCATGGAGGTTTTGGTAGTTATATTGCTCTAGGAATTCGTATCGGACTAGATGCAATCAAGCGTCTTGATGCCAAATCACGCGACTTAGACGTTACTTACTTTGATGGTATGAATGCGCCTTGTCCTTGCGTGGTGGATGGCATTATGATTGCTACGGTTGCCACGCCAGGACAAAACTCACTACGGGTTATACCCTCTAAAAGCAACTCAAGTAACTTTGGGGTTGTTGTAATTAAGAATAAAAAACAGGAGAATTACTGCGTTATGTAA
- a CDS encoding glycoside hydrolase family 10 protein has protein sequence MATIETRGIWLTTTDSKVLRSQQHIAEAMHFLAETGFNVVFPVVWNKAVTLYPSSTMQKTFGVEIDPLCQGRDPLQEVVIEARRVGLKVIPWFEYGFASSYNLNGGLLLQKKPQWAARDCNGNLLNKNGFEWLNALDSQVQEFLLNLVLEVVNNYDVDGIQGDDRFPALPCEGGYDQVTIARYHQQFQHNPPQNPKDRQWLQWRADILTDFLARLHAEVKAVNPNLLISMAPNIHDWAFQEYLQDSPRWLQQGLVDIIHPQIYRRDFQSYKAIADKLVNQQFTDVTLPKLAPGILIKLGSYCISPEYLVRAIEYNRDRGINGEVFFFYEGLRENNNALAKVLRNNLYAKPAVFPTLSDLNGSGVNNNKKSPSIWRRVGDFLRNI, from the coding sequence ATGGCAACAATAGAAACACGGGGCATTTGGCTCACTACTACTGATAGTAAGGTTTTGCGTTCTCAACAGCATATTGCTGAAGCTATGCATTTCCTGGCTGAGACAGGATTCAATGTGGTGTTTCCTGTGGTTTGGAACAAGGCTGTCACGTTGTATCCTAGTTCCACAATGCAAAAAACCTTTGGGGTGGAAATTGACCCTTTATGCCAAGGTCGTGATCCTTTACAAGAGGTAGTTATAGAAGCGCGGCGGGTTGGGTTAAAGGTTATCCCTTGGTTTGAATATGGCTTTGCCAGTTCTTATAATTTGAACGGCGGTTTACTTTTGCAGAAAAAACCGCAATGGGCAGCCCGTGACTGTAACGGTAATTTATTAAATAAAAACGGTTTTGAGTGGTTGAACGCCCTTGACTCCCAAGTACAGGAATTTCTGTTGAACTTGGTATTAGAAGTTGTCAATAATTATGATGTAGATGGCATCCAGGGAGATGATCGCTTTCCCGCATTACCCTGTGAAGGTGGCTACGATCAAGTCACTATTGCCCGTTATCACCAGCAATTTCAGCACAATCCGCCACAAAACCCCAAGGATAGACAATGGTTACAATGGCGTGCAGATATTCTCACAGATTTTTTGGCACGTCTTCACGCAGAGGTCAAAGCCGTTAATCCTAATTTATTGATATCGATGGCTCCTAATATTCATGATTGGGCATTTCAAGAATACTTGCAAGATTCACCTCGATGGTTGCAACAAGGACTAGTCGATATTATCCACCCTCAGATTTATCGCCGCGACTTTCAAAGCTACAAAGCGATCGCAGATAAACTAGTAAATCAGCAGTTTACAGATGTCACATTGCCCAAGTTAGCACCGGGAATTTTGATTAAGTTGGGATCTTACTGTATTAGCCCAGAATATTTAGTACGAGCAATAGAATATAACCGCGATCGCGGTATTAATGGTGAAGTATTCTTTTTTTACGAAGGTTTACGAGAGAACAACAATGCCCTAGCGAAAGTACTGCGGAATAATCTTTATGCTAAACCTGCTGTATTTCCCACCTTGTCAGATTTAAATGGATCGGGTGTGAACAATAATAAAAAATCACCCTCTATTTGGCGGAGGGTAGGGGATTTTTTGAGAAATATCTAA
- a CDS encoding DUF1206 domain-containing protein, translated as MTQNLTRDHSQWIERLARFGYISKGVVYGIVGLLAVQVAFGTGGRTTDSKGALQTIVNQPFGKFLLALVAIGLIGYVIWRFIQAIQDPEHKGHDAKGLMKRIGYAINGLAYAGLAFSAVQLVIGSDGGGNSNSTEDWTARLLSQPFGRWLVATGGVLIVALGFYQLYKAFSAKFRRKLNLTELSNTQSQWVIGICRFGLAARGVAFGIIGWFLIQAASKSDAKAAGGLDEVLQTLAQQPYGTWLLGIMAFGLVAYGIYEIVQARYRQLGIN; from the coding sequence ATGACACAAAATCTGACGCGCGATCATTCACAATGGATCGAGCGATTGGCGCGATTTGGCTATATTTCTAAAGGAGTCGTTTATGGGATCGTTGGACTGCTAGCAGTACAAGTAGCTTTTGGTACAGGTGGTAGAACAACAGACTCCAAAGGCGCTCTGCAAACAATTGTTAATCAGCCATTTGGTAAGTTTTTATTAGCATTAGTTGCGATTGGCTTGATTGGATATGTAATTTGGCGTTTTATACAAGCAATTCAAGATCCTGAACATAAAGGTCATGATGCTAAAGGTTTAATGAAGCGAATTGGTTATGCAATTAATGGTTTGGCTTATGCAGGTTTAGCCTTTAGTGCCGTGCAGCTTGTCATCGGTTCAGATGGTGGTGGAAATAGTAATTCTACCGAAGATTGGACAGCACGTTTACTTTCTCAGCCTTTTGGTAGATGGTTAGTTGCGACTGGAGGAGTACTCATAGTTGCTTTAGGTTTTTATCAGTTATATAAAGCTTTTAGTGCTAAATTCCGCAGAAAACTCAATTTAACCGAGTTGAGCAACACACAAAGCCAATGGGTAATCGGGATTTGTCGATTTGGTTTAGCCGCTAGGGGTGTAGCGTTCGGTATTATTGGTTGGTTTTTAATTCAAGCTGCTAGCAAATCAGATGCCAAGGCTGCTGGAGGTTTAGATGAAGTGTTACAAACCCTAGCCCAACAACCTTACGGAACTTGGCTTTTGGGTATTATGGCGTTCGGTTTAGTTGCCTATGGAATTTATGAAATTGTCCAAGCACGGTATCGTCAGTTAGGCATAAATTAG
- a CDS encoding alpha/beta fold hydrolase yields the protein MSDIKGDWKHEYINTNGIKLHYVTQGTGSLMLMLHGFPEFWYSWRHQIPEFAQYFQVVALDLRGYNDSDKPKEQSAYVMDEFVKDVEGVIKGLGYDKCILVGHDWGGAIAWSFAYAHPQMVERLIVLNSPHPAKFAQGLYTLKQLLRSWYILLFQLPWLPELLLQLSDFQAIKMVIQGTAFHKKAFTQTDINTYKNAAAKPNAITAMLNYYRNIFQVFIFKKNWSILQVQTLMIWGENDTALGKELTYGTANYINDLKIRYIHSCGHWIQQEKPELVNQYIRDFLVI from the coding sequence ATGTCTGATATAAAAGGCGACTGGAAACACGAATATATCAATACTAATGGTATTAAGCTGCATTATGTCACTCAAGGAACAGGCTCTTTGATGTTGATGCTGCATGGTTTCCCAGAATTTTGGTATTCGTGGCGACATCAAATTCCAGAATTTGCCCAATATTTTCAAGTTGTTGCTCTTGATTTACGCGGTTATAACGATAGCGATAAACCAAAAGAACAATCAGCTTATGTGATGGATGAATTTGTCAAAGATGTGGAAGGAGTAATTAAAGGATTGGGATACGATAAGTGTATTTTAGTTGGGCATGATTGGGGAGGTGCGATCGCTTGGTCATTTGCCTACGCTCATCCGCAAATGGTAGAACGCTTAATTGTACTTAATTCACCACACCCGGCTAAGTTTGCTCAAGGTTTATACACTCTCAAACAATTACTTCGTAGCTGGTATATATTATTATTTCAATTACCTTGGCTACCAGAACTTTTGTTACAACTTTCAGATTTTCAAGCCATTAAAATGGTTATTCAAGGCACAGCATTTCATAAAAAAGCTTTCACTCAAACAGACATAAACACTTATAAAAATGCTGCTGCAAAGCCTAATGCTATCACTGCAATGTTGAACTACTACCGCAACATTTTTCAGGTATTTATATTCAAGAAAAATTGGAGTATTTTACAGGTTCAAACACTGATGATTTGGGGAGAAAATGATACTGCTTTGGGCAAGGAACTCACCTATGGTACGGCAAACTATATCAATGACTTAAAAATTAGGTATATTCACTCTTGCGGACATTGGATACAGCAAGAAAAACCGGAATTAGTTAATCAGTATATCCGGGATTTTTTGGTCATATAG